From Arachis stenosperma cultivar V10309 chromosome 2, arast.V10309.gnm1.PFL2, whole genome shotgun sequence, one genomic window encodes:
- the LOC130962834 gene encoding zinc finger BED domain-containing protein RICESLEEPER 2-like, whose amino-acid sequence MEDWNLHPLKGEHLHVRCCAHILNLVVNDGLKEMHESISKIRNAIRYVRASPSRMNRFKNFIKEARIQDKFTIQLDVPTRWNSTYTMLESGLKFQKAFKRLGERDTEYALMQGGIPRNTDWDNAKHFMEFLKIFHDATKSVSASCGSQDPLLGSMAERMKLKYDKYKLKFVNFSFEKLYDKDDVDFLGAKVKETFSKMFECYMNANNGGRSFTSTTMDGASDVGVPDGDMAGDFFKEVHFHEIINKNEVDLYLMDGLEKPRDQNTFDILN is encoded by the exons ATGGAGGATTGGAATTTACATCCTTTAAAAGGAGAGCATTTACATGTTAGGTGTTGTGCACATATTCTTAATCTTGTTGTTAATGATGGATTGAAAGAGATGCATGAATCTATTAGCAAGATAAGAAATGCTATTAGATATGTGCGTGCTTCCCCTAGTCGTATGAATAGgttcaaaaatttcattaaGGAAGCTAGGATACAAGACAAGTTTACTATTCAACTCGATGTTCCCACTAGATGGAACTCTACATACACCATGCTTGAAAGTGGTTTAAAATTTCAAAAGGCGTTCAAGAGGCTAGGGGAGAGAGATACAGAATATGCTCTAATGCAAGGTGGTATTCCGAGGAATACTGATTGGGACAATGCAAAACACTTTATGgaattcttgaaaatttttcatgaTGCTACAAAGAGTGTGTCTG CTTCTTGTGGTAGTCAAGATCCATTACTTGGGAGTATGGCTGAGAGGATGAAGCTTAAGTATGACAA ATACAAGTTGAAGTTTGTGAACTTTAGCTTTGAAAAGCTATATGATAAAGATGATGTTGATTTTTTGGGTGCAAAAGTGAAAGAAACCTTCTCCAAGATGTTTGAATGCTATATGAATGCAAATAATGGGGGAAGATCTTTTACTTCAACAACAATGGATGGTGCATCAGATGTGGGAGTACCTGATGGCGACATGGCTGGTGATTTTTTTAAGGAggtgcattttcatgagatcaTCAACAAGAATGAGGTGGATTTGTATTTGATGGATGGTTTAGAAAAGCCTCGTGATCAAAATACTTTTGACATATTGAATTAG